A window of the Dyadobacter pollutisoli genome harbors these coding sequences:
- a CDS encoding tetratricopeptide repeat protein, producing the protein MKSLVINTITFCCLTVLTIHSASAQLYSSSDLDKNYDMILKNPSVQIESTEAINMLYNYKFAEADAEFRWLKYRYPKHPMPHFLMGLAEWWKIVPNTENESHDRAFLAQMDSTINLAEELYDNEKNKVEPAFFLAAAYAFKGRLYAERESWAKAAFAGKKSLKYFEQCKGNGDLTPELLFGDGLYNYYAEWVPKEYPILKPVLALFPKGNKKLGEQQLEKVGNNAFYTRVEARYFLLQIYSMENEYSKAYEMAKYMWQTYPNNPYFERYFCRTAFVTGKMGEAEKAAQNIIDKISQGLPGYEGVSGRNAAYVLAYYNMNYHRNYELASQYYQKAIDFSTQTNSMNAGYYISSLIGLGKIAEVRKDFDEALRYYKLADDKADKKSSQDKEAKAAIANLKKMKREQRRKR; encoded by the coding sequence ATGAAAAGTCTAGTAATTAACACCATAACATTCTGCTGCTTAACTGTATTAACCATTCATTCTGCCTCGGCTCAATTGTATTCTTCTTCCGATCTGGACAAGAATTACGATATGATCCTCAAAAATCCGAGCGTACAAATCGAGTCGACAGAGGCGATTAATATGCTTTACAATTACAAGTTTGCAGAAGCTGATGCCGAATTCCGGTGGCTCAAATACCGGTATCCCAAGCATCCCATGCCTCATTTTCTGATGGGACTGGCCGAATGGTGGAAGATCGTGCCGAATACGGAAAACGAATCCCATGACAGGGCTTTCCTGGCGCAAATGGATTCTACGATCAATCTGGCTGAGGAATTGTACGACAATGAAAAGAATAAAGTAGAACCTGCCTTTTTCCTGGCTGCTGCGTATGCATTCAAAGGGCGACTGTACGCAGAGCGTGAGAGCTGGGCGAAAGCGGCATTTGCAGGGAAAAAGTCTCTGAAATATTTCGAGCAATGCAAAGGGAATGGCGACCTAACACCGGAGCTGCTTTTCGGCGACGGGCTTTATAATTACTATGCTGAATGGGTTCCCAAAGAGTATCCGATCCTGAAACCGGTACTCGCGCTTTTTCCGAAGGGAAATAAAAAACTCGGTGAGCAGCAGTTGGAAAAAGTTGGGAACAATGCTTTTTACACGCGGGTAGAGGCGAGGTACTTTCTGTTGCAGATTTACAGTATGGAAAATGAATACAGCAAAGCCTACGAAATGGCCAAGTACATGTGGCAGACATACCCTAATAATCCTTATTTCGAAAGATACTTTTGCAGGACCGCTTTTGTGACCGGCAAAATGGGCGAAGCTGAAAAAGCTGCGCAGAACATTATCGATAAAATCAGCCAGGGGTTACCGGGCTACGAAGGGGTCAGCGGACGTAATGCAGCTTATGTGCTCGCTTACTATAATATGAACTATCACCGCAATTACGAGCTGGCGAGCCAGTACTATCAAAAAGCGATAGACTTTTCAACACAGACCAACTCGATGAATGCGGGATATTACATTTCGTCGCTCATTGGATTGGGCAAGATCGCGGAAGTCAGGAAGGACTTTGATGAAGCGTTGCGTTACTATAAGTTGGCAGATGATAAGGCTGATAAGAAGTCTAGTCAGGATAAGGAGGCGAAAGCTGCTATTGCTAATTTGAAGAAAATGAAAAGGGAGCAGCGGAGGAAGAGGTAG
- the hpt gene encoding hypoxanthine phosphoribosyltransferase — translation MINILDKTFVPFISRDTIENRIAEMAALISKDYENSCPLFVVVLNGAFLFASELVKKIPLSCEITFIRLSSYVQTESTGTVRQIIGMEETMTGRDVIIIEDIVDTGLTMTQLLKQIEVLAPKSIEIATLLHKPEALKTPLEMRYVGFEIENKFVVGYGLDYDGIGRNLDSLYVLA, via the coding sequence ATGATCAACATTCTGGATAAAACGTTCGTCCCTTTTATTTCACGGGATACGATAGAAAACCGGATCGCAGAAATGGCCGCTCTGATCAGCAAAGACTATGAAAACAGCTGCCCGCTTTTTGTTGTGGTTTTGAACGGAGCTTTTCTTTTCGCCAGTGAGCTGGTTAAAAAAATCCCTCTTTCGTGCGAAATTACATTTATCCGCCTTTCATCCTACGTACAAACTGAATCCACCGGCACGGTAAGGCAAATTATTGGCATGGAAGAAACCATGACGGGCCGCGACGTGATCATTATTGAAGACATTGTCGATACCGGCCTGACGATGACGCAGCTGCTCAAACAAATTGAAGTATTAGCTCCCAAATCCATTGAAATAGCCACATTACTTCACAAACCGGAAGCTCTCAAAACACCATTAGAGATGCGGTACGTGGGTTTTGAGATTGAAAATAAATTTGTGGTCGGGTACGGGCTCGATTATGATGGTATCGGACGTAACCTCGATTCATTATATGTCCTCGCCTGA
- a CDS encoding MBL fold metallo-hydrolase RNA specificity domain-containing protein yields the protein MYIQFFGAARTVTGSKHLITTEKGTKILLDCGLFQGIQTDEFNQTFGFKPSEVDYLVLSHAHIDHSGLIPRLVKKGFNGPIYCTSATADLCRVMLLDSAHIQEKDLERINKRRQKQGRPLLEELYSSEDAVHALSLLKTVKYGQTFYLGAENEVAVVLTDAAHLLGSAAVHLSIPDKGTFTQLTFTGDIGRPEDRILRKPDVFPQADIIICESTYGDRLHEKEIDMHAHLLKIVQETCVERRGKLIIPAFAIDRTQELIYALDQLSSSGKLPQIPVYIDSPLAIRATSIMKEHDECFNPEILEYIEKDGDAFAFPYLHYVSDVEQSIALNAKTEPCIIISASGMAEAGRIKHHIKNNIGDEKSTILLVGYASANTLAGALKRGDQHVNIFGEQFEVRCQVATMDSFSGHGDYNEMLAFLSCQTASRVKKVFLVHGEYETQVAFKLKLEKAGFQNVHIPALYESVEI from the coding sequence ATGTACATACAATTTTTTGGTGCCGCAAGAACTGTTACCGGAAGCAAGCATTTGATTACGACCGAAAAGGGTACTAAAATACTTTTGGATTGCGGGTTATTTCAGGGCATTCAGACAGATGAATTTAATCAGACTTTTGGTTTCAAACCCTCCGAAGTTGATTATCTGGTTCTTTCTCACGCCCATATTGACCATTCAGGCCTCATTCCAAGGTTGGTCAAAAAAGGATTTAATGGCCCCATTTATTGTACCTCAGCGACGGCAGATCTGTGCCGGGTCATGTTGCTCGACAGTGCGCACATTCAGGAAAAAGACCTTGAAAGAATCAATAAACGTCGTCAGAAACAGGGGCGACCGTTGTTGGAAGAGCTATACAGTTCCGAAGATGCGGTACATGCATTGAGTTTGCTCAAAACAGTAAAGTACGGTCAGACTTTTTACCTGGGTGCCGAGAATGAGGTAGCCGTTGTCTTGACTGACGCCGCACATTTGCTGGGGAGCGCCGCGGTACATTTGAGTATTCCCGATAAAGGTACATTCACGCAGCTCACATTTACCGGTGATATCGGTCGGCCGGAGGATCGCATTTTGCGCAAACCTGACGTTTTTCCGCAAGCGGACATCATCATTTGCGAGTCCACATATGGCGACAGGCTGCACGAAAAGGAAATAGATATGCACGCTCATTTGCTGAAAATCGTGCAGGAAACCTGTGTGGAGCGCCGTGGCAAACTCATTATTCCCGCATTCGCCATTGACCGTACGCAGGAGCTAATTTATGCTTTGGATCAATTATCAAGCTCAGGAAAACTGCCGCAGATACCGGTTTACATCGATAGTCCTCTTGCAATCCGCGCTACGAGTATTATGAAGGAGCACGACGAATGTTTCAATCCTGAAATATTGGAATACATTGAAAAAGACGGGGATGCGTTTGCATTTCCGTACCTACATTATGTATCAGACGTAGAACAATCCATTGCACTGAATGCAAAAACGGAACCCTGCATTATTATTTCCGCGTCAGGAATGGCCGAAGCAGGACGGATTAAGCACCATATCAAAAACAACATTGGTGATGAAAAATCCACAATTTTACTGGTAGGCTACGCATCCGCTAACACACTGGCCGGCGCATTGAAACGAGGCGATCAGCATGTGAATATTTTCGGGGAGCAGTTTGAAGTAAGGTGCCAGGTAGCCACAATGGACTCATTTTCAGGGCACGGCGACTATAATGAAATGCTGGCATTCCTCTCCTGCCAGACCGCTTCGAGAGTCAAAAAGGTGTTTTTAGTTCACGGAGAATACGAAACGCAGGTTGCGTTCAAACTCAAACTGGAAAAAGCAGGATTTCAAAACGTGCACATTCCGGCATTGTACGAAAGTGTAGAAATCTGA